A single genomic interval of Rubripirellula reticaptiva harbors:
- the parA gene encoding ParA family partition ATPase codes for MIYAFLNQKGGVGKTTLSIHTAAELSNRGRRVLLIDADPQGSSLGWSNHRETADFTVVGMAKATIHKEIESLARDYDDVVIDGPPRVTELARSIILAADIVIIPLQPSPMDVWAAAETVDLVREAQMFNPEIKCCLALNRKIANTAIGRDVREALKELDVPILKSDIGQRVAFAESAASGTTVLDQKRSKAANEIKRFVDELRRLP; via the coding sequence ATGATTTACGCATTCCTGAACCAGAAAGGTGGTGTCGGCAAGACAACGCTTTCCATCCATACCGCCGCCGAACTCTCCAACCGAGGAAGGCGAGTGCTGTTGATCGACGCGGATCCGCAGGGCAGCTCGCTTGGATGGTCGAACCATCGCGAGACGGCGGACTTCACTGTCGTTGGGATGGCCAAAGCCACCATCCACAAAGAGATCGAGAGCCTCGCCCGAGACTACGACGACGTTGTCATCGACGGTCCGCCTCGAGTCACCGAGCTGGCCCGATCCATCATCCTCGCAGCAGACATCGTGATCATTCCACTCCAACCATCGCCAATGGACGTTTGGGCAGCAGCCGAAACGGTTGACCTGGTTCGCGAAGCACAGATGTTCAATCCTGAGATCAAATGCTGCCTTGCGCTGAATCGAAAGATCGCCAACACGGCAATCGGAAGGGACGTGAGAGAGGCGTTGAAGGAACTCGACGTGCCGATTCTGAAAAGCGACATCGGCCAAAGAGTGGCATTCGCCGAGAGTGCAGCAAGCGGAACGACGGTTCTCGATCAAAAAAGATCGAAAGCAGCGAATGAAATCAAGAGATTCGTCGACGAACTAAGGAGGCTCCCATGA
- a CDS encoding plasmid partition protein ParG, translating into MSKKITMTARPKAKAEVDKWVETRGSTVAEKPAVKPKRLTIDIDPTLHTDLKVSCAIRGIQIADLVRTLIERDLLSRVSSDD; encoded by the coding sequence ATGAGCAAGAAAATCACCATGACAGCTCGCCCAAAAGCGAAAGCGGAAGTCGACAAATGGGTCGAGACTCGAGGATCGACCGTAGCAGAGAAGCCAGCCGTCAAACCGAAACGGCTAACAATCGATATCGACCCAACGCTTCACACCGATCTAAAGGTGAGCTGCGCCATACGGGGCATTCAGATCGCGGATCTGGTGCGCACCCTTATCGAACGCGACCTGCTCAGTCGGGTTTCAAGCGACGATTAA